Proteins encoded within one genomic window of Methanosarcina barkeri str. Wiesmoor:
- a CDS encoding DMT family transporter — translation MEGVFVDLKTLKKQESKRKISKGYMWAFFCAIFWGIWYLPGTVVWVLNPFDEMSSAIAKTSGDGISLVVTAVLITAFNALAVMLALMVWNGVLGKYGELVRTLKEFHPCSKWFFLASIFGGPMAILGSFIAMGFIGGSFAAVAGLLYPVVGSILAYYWYGEKISKRAAVGIAVIVLGGISIYGGGLFTELSSGNVPWIGYLGGLMAAAGWGIEGAIAGKGLDIAEPDAGLTLHFLGENIIWWIIIVPILALVGFPMYSFALQAFDPLTILILVFAGITFGFCYVTWYKSFPLIGVGRGQGIGNLYGLCAIIFLFLFFGDVPDWTIVIGGALCIAGSFVMFTEDASELETLRGE, via the coding sequence ATGGAGGGAGTTTTCGTGGATTTGAAAACTTTAAAAAAACAGGAAAGTAAAAGAAAAATCAGTAAAGGGTACATGTGGGCCTTTTTCTGTGCCATATTCTGGGGAATCTGGTATTTGCCAGGAACCGTGGTTTGGGTTCTTAACCCTTTTGATGAAATGAGTAGTGCTATTGCTAAAACAAGTGGAGACGGCATATCTCTTGTTGTGACTGCCGTACTGATTACTGCCTTTAATGCATTGGCTGTCATGTTGGCACTTATGGTCTGGAACGGAGTACTTGGAAAATACGGAGAACTTGTAAGGACTCTGAAGGAATTCCATCCCTGCTCCAAATGGTTCTTCCTTGCTTCTATCTTCGGTGGTCCTATGGCAATTCTAGGTTCTTTCATTGCTATGGGCTTTATCGGGGGATCATTTGCAGCTGTTGCAGGTCTTCTTTACCCTGTAGTGGGTTCGATTCTTGCTTACTACTGGTATGGAGAAAAGATCTCCAAGAGGGCAGCAGTCGGTATTGCAGTCATCGTTCTGGGAGGTATTTCTATTTACGGCGGTGGACTTTTTACTGAACTTTCTTCAGGTAACGTCCCCTGGATAGGATATCTCGGAGGTTTGATGGCGGCTGCCGGCTGGGGCATTGAAGGTGCAATTGCAGGCAAAGGTCTTGATATTGCAGAACCGGATGCCGGGTTGACTCTTCACTTCCTTGGTGAGAACATAATCTGGTGGATCATCATTGTGCCAATTCTTGCACTTGTGGGCTTTCCGATGTACTCGTTTGCACTGCAGGCATTTGACCCTTTGACCATACTGATTCTGGTCTTTGCAGGTATCACCTTTGGTTTCTGCTACGTTACATGGTACAAATCTTTCCCACTTATAGGAGTTGGGAGAGGCCAGGGAATTGGAAACCTCTATGGACTCTGTGCAATCATCTTCTTATTCCTCTTCTTTGGAGATGTTCCGGATTGGACTATTGTTATAGGCGGTGCTCTCTGTATCGCTGGAAGTTTCGTTATGTTTACTGAAGACGCAAGTGAACTTGAAACTCTGAGAGGTGAGTAA
- a CDS encoding methyltransferase cognate corrinoid protein encodes MANKEEIIAKAKEAITDFDDELAEEVANEALAAGVDPVELIEKGFTAGMEEVGEKFGQGELFLPHVLAAAEAMNSGIKVITPEMEKRKSQTKSLGTVAIGTIEGDIHSIGKDIVASMLNIAGFKVVDLGRDVPINTFVEKVKELKPQVVASSALMTTTMVNQIQIEEQLKEAGVRDQVKTMVGGAPVTQDWADKIGADIYGESANDAVAKVKASLNV; translated from the coding sequence ATGGCAAATAAAGAAGAAATCATTGCAAAAGCAAAAGAAGCAATCACCGACTTTGATGACGAACTTGCAGAAGAAGTGGCAAATGAAGCCCTTGCCGCAGGAGTTGACCCTGTAGAGCTTATTGAGAAAGGGTTTACCGCAGGCATGGAAGAAGTAGGAGAAAAATTCGGTCAGGGTGAACTTTTCCTGCCACATGTACTTGCAGCTGCCGAGGCAATGAATTCCGGTATAAAAGTTATCACCCCTGAAATGGAAAAGCGCAAGTCTCAAACCAAGAGCCTCGGAACCGTTGCTATCGGAACAATCGAAGGCGACATCCACTCCATCGGAAAGGACATTGTAGCTTCCATGCTTAACATTGCAGGTTTCAAAGTAGTGGATCTTGGAAGAGATGTCCCAATTAATACTTTTGTAGAAAAAGTAAAAGAACTCAAACCCCAGGTTGTTGCATCCTCCGCACTTATGACAACCACAATGGTCAACCAGATCCAGATTGAGGAACAGCTGAAAGAGGCAGGTGTCCGCGACCAGGTAAAGACTATGGTTGGTGGCGCGCCTGTTACCCAGGACTGGGCAGACAAGATCGGCGCAGATATCTACGGTGAAAGCGCTAATGACGCAGTTGCTAAGGTAAAAGCATCTCTGAACGTCTGA
- the mtbC gene encoding dimethylamine corrinoid protein MtbC, with the protein MSKEELLQELADAIISCKKDTVLAVVEKSKGELEPSEIIEKGLAAGMNEVGVRFERGKLFLPHVMMAADAMTAGVAALKDLMPEGASGSKLGVIVNGTVEGDVHDIGKAIVSTMLQSAGFEVHDIGRDVPIRNFIEKAKEVNADMIGISALMTTTLQGQKGVIELLKEEGLRDKVKVMVGGAPATQAWADKIGADCYAENATEAVTKAKELLA; encoded by the coding sequence ATTAGCAAAGAAGAATTGCTTCAGGAACTTGCAGATGCTATAATTTCCTGCAAGAAGGATACAGTACTCGCTGTAGTTGAAAAATCTAAAGGAGAACTGGAACCTTCCGAAATAATAGAAAAAGGACTTGCAGCAGGCATGAATGAGGTTGGTGTCCGTTTCGAGAGAGGAAAACTGTTCCTGCCGCATGTGATGATGGCTGCCGATGCGATGACTGCAGGAGTTGCAGCTCTTAAGGATCTTATGCCTGAAGGGGCTTCCGGCTCAAAGCTCGGTGTTATTGTGAACGGTACCGTAGAAGGTGATGTTCATGATATTGGAAAGGCAATCGTGTCCACAATGCTCCAATCTGCCGGCTTTGAAGTACATGATATCGGCCGTGATGTTCCAATCAGGAACTTTATTGAGAAGGCAAAGGAAGTCAATGCTGATATGATTGGAATTTCCGCTCTTATGACCACAACTCTTCAGGGACAGAAAGGTGTAATTGAGCTCCTTAAAGAAGAAGGACTCAGAGATAAAGTAAAAGTCATGGTAGGCGGTGCACCTGCAACCCAGGCCTGGGCTGACAAAATCGGTGCAGACTGCTATGCTGAAAATGCAACCGAGGCTGTTACAAAAGCAAAAGAGTTGCTGGCTTAA
- a CDS encoding nitrogenase iron protein, whose product MRQIAIYGKGSTGISTAMQNVTTDFLTIGNKILLVGCDLKADFTRMLPRSEPEETL is encoded by the coding sequence GTGAGACAGATAGCAATCTATGGAAAAGGAAGTACTGGAATATCCACTGCAATGCAAAATGTGACTACGGATTTTTTGACTATAGGCAACAAAATTTTGCTTGTGGGATGCGACCTGAAAGCAGACTTCACCAGAATGCTGCCGAGATCTGAACCGGAAGAAACTTTATAA
- a CDS encoding (Fe-S)-binding protein — protein MEIVEKHRSECKECGQCLKVCPRYNDLGLFTRLYGYLEGKSEIDADCLLRCLTCGLCTNACPEGLGIKTLISPARKKWVSEHGLTDRQTMLDPGAENNLFKKIAELDETPAYKESSGSVVYFPGCAGTYINKIMAQAAIALLDKAAVDYTVLSGVEYCCGAVSAGAGDPGPIHRNGQRNIEEIRKRGAKTLITACPGCFKAFKDIYPRIFGKLDFQVLHVSQYLELLIREGKLTPETVLKHKVFYHDPCHLTRAMGVYQEARDVLEQIPGTELANETPENSACCGFGGGVRVNYPSESLDVASDRYRTAEKLGCDIIITNCGGCMQNLIEAGQDEKIKVFDLAEYLSLACGIKIEREDSRMLELVNRAYKLCISGYGESEGL, from the coding sequence ATGGAAATCGTAGAAAAACACAGGTCAGAGTGTAAAGAATGTGGACAATGCCTTAAGGTTTGCCCTCGCTACAATGACCTGGGTTTGTTTACCCGGCTGTATGGATATCTGGAAGGGAAATCGGAAATTGATGCAGACTGTCTGCTGCGCTGCCTGACCTGCGGGCTCTGTACAAATGCCTGCCCAGAGGGATTGGGAATAAAAACGCTAATTTCTCCTGCCAGGAAAAAGTGGGTCAGTGAACATGGACTTACCGACAGACAGACAATGTTAGACCCCGGAGCTGAGAACAACCTCTTTAAGAAGATTGCCGAGCTGGACGAAACTCCTGCGTATAAAGAAAGTTCAGGTTCAGTAGTCTATTTTCCTGGCTGTGCAGGCACGTATATTAACAAAATTATGGCACAGGCTGCGATTGCACTGCTGGATAAAGCCGCAGTCGATTACACTGTCCTGAGCGGGGTTGAATACTGCTGTGGAGCTGTATCTGCGGGCGCCGGAGATCCTGGGCCTATTCACAGGAACGGACAGCGTAACATTGAAGAAATCCGGAAAAGAGGAGCTAAAACTCTAATTACAGCCTGCCCTGGCTGCTTTAAGGCATTTAAAGATATCTACCCTAGAATTTTTGGGAAACTTGATTTTCAGGTGCTGCATGTTTCTCAGTACCTTGAGCTTCTTATAAGGGAAGGAAAACTCACCCCAGAAACTGTGCTCAAACATAAAGTCTTTTATCATGATCCCTGCCATCTGACTAGGGCAATGGGAGTATATCAAGAAGCAAGAGATGTGCTTGAGCAAATTCCTGGCACTGAACTTGCCAATGAAACCCCTGAAAATTCGGCTTGTTGTGGCTTTGGAGGTGGAGTAAGGGTCAATTATCCATCTGAGTCCCTGGATGTAGCCTCTGACCGCTACAGGACTGCCGAGAAACTGGGCTGTGATATAATTATCACGAACTGTGGGGGCTGCATGCAGAATCTTATTGAAGCCGGACAGGATGAAAAAATAAAAGTTTTTGACCTTGCTGAATATCTTTCTCTTGCCTGCGGAATAAAAATTGAGAGAGAAGATTCCAGAATGCTGGAACTCGTCAACCGGGCTTACAAGCTCTGCATTTCGGGATATGGGGAATCAGAAGGCTTATAA
- a CDS encoding CDP-alcohol phosphatidyltransferase family protein codes for MIPLSPNTLTLLGFAVSIAAGAAFALGKPFAGGLLILFSGIFDILDGGVARAKGRITPFGGVLDSVCDRYSDGLMFLGIIAGAVNGRLVLSPIVQIEGWLWAGFALIGSFLVSYTRARAESAGCRKLSVGIAERTERMVLLALGGISGFLGWALVLVAVFSHITIIQRVLRAKSILSKPSEVDFQKP; via the coding sequence CTGATTCCCTTATCTCCGAATACTCTCACGTTGCTGGGTTTTGCCGTAAGCATCGCTGCAGGGGCAGCATTTGCGCTGGGAAAACCTTTTGCAGGTGGTCTTCTTATTCTTTTTAGCGGGATCTTTGATATCCTTGATGGCGGAGTCGCGAGGGCAAAAGGCAGGATTACGCCCTTTGGAGGCGTGCTTGATTCGGTTTGCGACCGGTATTCCGATGGTCTAATGTTCCTCGGAATAATAGCAGGCGCGGTTAACGGCAGGCTTGTCCTTTCCCCAATTGTGCAAATCGAAGGCTGGCTCTGGGCAGGCTTTGCCCTTATAGGCTCCTTCCTGGTAAGCTACACTCGCGCCCGTGCGGAATCTGCAGGTTGCCGGAAATTGTCAGTCGGAATTGCCGAACGTACGGAAAGAATGGTTCTTCTGGCCCTGGGCGGAATTTCAGGTTTTCTAGGTTGGGCTCTGGTACTTGTAGCTGTGTTTTCCCACATCACCATTATCCAGCGAGTCCTTCGGGCAAAAAGCATATTGAGTAAGCCTTCAGAAGTTGATTTCCAAAAACCGTAA